The Phycisphaeraceae bacterium genome has a window encoding:
- a CDS encoding sigma-54-dependent Fis family transcriptional regulator has product MASSTQPTARVLIVDAETLVGDALGGFLRESGYQTDVTSSAETALDVIRRTRTSPHSVEPFAVAVIDLNLPGMSGMELIRRLREEAPEIVPLVTTGYGTIESAVEAIRLGASDYLLKPLVDAEFLIAVERALRQHALLAENSRLRKQLDARHGLDGIVGQDPRMRRIFDLVEAVAPTRTTVLMSGESGTGKSMIARAIHQRSPRRDRPFVEIACGSIPETLLESELFGHVKGSFTGAHADKPGRFLAANGGTIFLDEINSASPAMQLKLLRVLQEKRFEPVGSSETVEVDVRVILASNQPLEELVARGEFRQDLYYRINVVMVEVPPLRSRASDIPLLAAHFLEQFARDAGREVVGFTDEAMNALRGYAFPGNVRELQNIIERAVVLSRSARVQLDDLPPNVTGEAPRSFTFPTEPYQPMTLEEALREPERRIILATLEHNAWNRQRTADVLGINRTTLYKKMKQLGLDEFRAAAG; this is encoded by the coding sequence ATGGCGTCGTCTACCCAGCCCACGGCTCGCGTGTTGATCGTCGATGCGGAGACGCTTGTCGGCGATGCGTTGGGGGGCTTCCTGCGAGAATCAGGTTATCAGACGGACGTGACATCGTCAGCGGAGACCGCCCTCGATGTCATCCGACGCACCCGGACCAGTCCGCATTCCGTGGAGCCGTTCGCCGTCGCGGTGATCGACCTCAACCTGCCGGGGATGAGCGGCATGGAGCTGATCCGCCGACTGCGCGAGGAGGCGCCGGAGATCGTTCCGCTGGTCACGACCGGCTACGGCACGATCGAATCCGCGGTCGAGGCCATCCGGCTGGGCGCCAGCGACTACCTGCTCAAGCCGCTGGTCGATGCCGAGTTCCTGATCGCGGTCGAGCGGGCGCTGCGCCAGCACGCCCTGCTGGCGGAGAACAGCCGGCTCCGAAAGCAACTGGATGCCCGACACGGGCTGGATGGCATCGTCGGACAGGATCCGCGCATGCGGCGCATCTTCGACCTGGTCGAGGCCGTCGCGCCCACGCGCACCACCGTGCTGATGAGCGGCGAGTCCGGCACGGGCAAGTCGATGATCGCCCGCGCGATTCATCAGCGTTCGCCTCGCCGAGACAGGCCGTTCGTGGAGATCGCCTGCGGGTCAATCCCGGAAACGCTGCTGGAGAGCGAACTCTTCGGGCACGTGAAGGGGTCGTTCACGGGGGCGCACGCGGACAAGCCGGGACGCTTCCTGGCGGCCAACGGCGGAACGATCTTTCTGGATGAGATCAACTCGGCCTCTCCCGCCATGCAGCTCAAACTGCTGCGCGTGCTGCAGGAGAAGCGGTTCGAGCCGGTCGGGTCGTCCGAGACGGTCGAGGTGGACGTGCGGGTGATCCTCGCCAGCAATCAGCCGCTGGAGGAGCTGGTGGCGCGAGGGGAGTTCCGGCAGGATCTGTACTACCGCATCAACGTGGTGATGGTGGAGGTGCCGCCGCTGCGAAGTCGAGCCAGCGACATTCCGCTGCTCGCCGCGCACTTTCTGGAGCAGTTCGCACGGGATGCCGGTCGCGAGGTCGTCGGCTTCACCGACGAGGCGATGAACGCGCTGCGTGGCTACGCGTTCCCCGGCAACGTGCGGGAACTGCAGAACATCATCGAGCGCGCCGTGGTGCTCTCACGGTCGGCGCGGGTTCAACTGGACGACCTGCCGCCCAACGTGACGGGTGAGGCGCCTCGTTCCTTCACGTTCCCAACCGAGCCATACCAGCCCATGACGCTGGAGGAAGCGCTCCGGGAGCCGGAGCGGCGAATCATCCTGGCGACGCTGGAGCACAACGCCTGGAATCGACAGCGCACCGCCGACGTGCTGGGCATCAACCGCACGACGCTCTATAAGAAGATGAAGCAGCTGGGGCTGGACGAGTTCCGCGCCGCCGCAGGTTGA
- the nusB gene encoding transcription antitermination factor NusB gives MGPQRQIRRCALQALYQFDAGRADQPDLVLASLGESQGDAETHQAGLNLATLAWEFRAEADAAVAALSPEWPTYRQPVIDRCILRLAWYEMTHGGVPPKVAINEAVELAKEFSTDKSHLFINGVLDKLHRTERTAPNAVTGT, from the coding sequence ATGGGCCCCCAGCGACAGATCCGGCGCTGCGCCCTGCAGGCGCTCTACCAGTTCGACGCCGGCCGGGCCGACCAGCCCGACCTCGTGCTGGCGTCGCTCGGCGAATCGCAGGGCGACGCCGAAACCCACCAGGCCGGCCTCAACCTCGCCACCCTGGCGTGGGAGTTCCGCGCCGAGGCGGATGCCGCCGTCGCCGCCCTCTCCCCCGAATGGCCCACGTATCGCCAGCCGGTCATCGACCGCTGCATCCTGCGTCTGGCCTGGTACGAGATGACGCACGGCGGGGTGCCCCCCAAGGTCGCCATCAACGAGGCCGTGGAGCTCGCCAAGGAGTTCAGCACCGACAAGTCCCACCTCTTCATCAACGGCGTGCTCGACAAACTGCACCGCACCGAACGAACCGCGCCCAACGCCGTCACGGGCACGTGA
- a CDS encoding site-specific DNA-methyltransferase codes for MTAQFTFGFPTVEVGASRLIHADCFEWLRRVPKDSIHAIVTDPPYGVKEYDSDQLEKRANGKGGIWRIPPSFDGSNRQPLPRFTALDPAERARLRAFFVEWAALAATALRPGGHVFIATNAFVSQLVFGALVESGLEFRGEIIRLVRTLRGGDRPKNAETEFSGVCSMAKGCYEPWGILRKPLRPGMRVSDCLREFQTGGLRRYLNDKPFEDVILSERTPRLERDIADHPSLKPQSLMRRLVYAALPLGQGVVVDPFMGGGSTIAAANAVGVSAVGIERDQAFFELARHAVPRLARLHVPTSDRLVGAHSEELLFQSAPAAASIAR; via the coding sequence ATGACCGCCCAGTTCACATTCGGCTTCCCCACTGTCGAGGTCGGCGCATCGCGTCTGATCCACGCGGATTGCTTCGAATGGCTGCGGCGGGTTCCGAAAGATTCGATTCATGCGATTGTCACCGATCCGCCCTACGGCGTGAAGGAGTATGACAGCGATCAGTTGGAGAAACGCGCCAACGGAAAAGGCGGGATCTGGCGAATCCCGCCTTCCTTTGATGGCAGCAACCGCCAGCCCCTTCCACGTTTCACGGCGCTCGATCCCGCGGAGCGAGCACGCCTGCGCGCGTTCTTCGTCGAATGGGCCGCATTGGCGGCCACCGCGCTGCGGCCAGGCGGGCACGTGTTCATCGCGACCAACGCCTTTGTCTCACAACTCGTGTTCGGGGCTCTCGTCGAGAGCGGGTTGGAGTTCCGAGGTGAAATCATCCGACTGGTGCGCACGCTGCGCGGCGGCGACCGCCCCAAGAACGCGGAAACCGAGTTCAGCGGCGTGTGTTCGATGGCCAAGGGGTGCTACGAACCATGGGGCATCCTCCGCAAGCCGCTGCGCCCCGGAATGCGCGTGAGCGATTGCCTGCGAGAGTTTCAGACCGGCGGCCTGCGCCGATACCTCAACGACAAGCCATTCGAGGACGTGATCCTGAGTGAGCGCACCCCTCGATTGGAGCGCGACATCGCGGATCACCCCAGTCTCAAGCCCCAGTCGCTCATGCGGCGATTGGTGTATGCCGCGCTTCCGCTGGGCCAAGGCGTGGTGGTCGATCCATTCATGGGCGGGGGCTCGACAATCGCCGCCGCCAATGCTGTTGGCGTCAGCGCGGTCGGCATCGAACGGGATCAAGCGTTCTTCGAGTTGGCACGACACGCGGTCCCGCGTCTGGCGCGGCTGCACGTCCCCACGTCAGATCGGCTCGTCGGCGCCCATTCGGAGGAACTGCTCTTTCAATCCGCGCCCGCTGCAGCGTCGATCGCGCGATAA
- a CDS encoding helix-turn-helix transcriptional regulator, with protein sequence MPLSWSEIRQNAIAFSREWAGATRERGDAQSFWNEFFRCFGVSRRMVASFEAPVATIRGTYEFIDLLWPGTLIAEHTPHESTLPAVILRFAFSRTMAALMFREAILAQLDRRKWTQYRLVQESGVSKTAVYDFLAGKRDLSGGNLEQLCKTLNLALTPRRKHT encoded by the coding sequence ATGCCCCTGAGTTGGAGCGAAATCCGCCAGAACGCCATCGCCTTCTCGCGTGAGTGGGCCGGCGCAACCCGCGAGCGGGGCGACGCCCAGTCGTTCTGGAACGAGTTCTTCCGCTGCTTCGGCGTCAGCCGCCGCATGGTCGCCTCCTTCGAGGCCCCCGTCGCCACCATCCGGGGCACCTACGAGTTCATCGACCTGCTCTGGCCCGGAACCCTGATCGCCGAGCACACGCCGCACGAGTCCACCCTTCCTGCCGTGATTCTTCGCTTCGCGTTCAGCCGTACAATGGCGGCGCTGATGTTCCGTGAAGCGATCCTCGCCCAACTCGACCGCAGGAAGTGGACCCAGTACCGCCTTGTCCAGGAGAGCGGCGTGAGCAAAACCGCCGTGTATGACTTTCTCGCAGGAAAGCGCGACCTGTCAGGCGGCAACCTCGAACAACTCTGCAAGACGCTCAACCTTGCTCTCACGCCTCGCCGAAAACACACTTGA
- a CDS encoding penicillin-binding protein 2 — MNTTQSSPGDQAEQGTRIVRVGLGLAVLLIAVYAGLFIRVAVLKIHPDPRLNGAAGAPFATRPELARRGDLVDREGRIIATSRIGYRLFVDPKEVQDLTTIAVDLAHLIGGDPAAYDRTILDRADSRYVVISHLLNDEQVEVVRQAGLRGVGLEPRLVREYSNEGVGSLVVGMVGFEHTGLAGMEHRFNRRMIPEDGRLTYLKDARGQPLWIEPAGIRPRNDGESVRLSIDLTIQDIAERRLRQAVEQYNAGGGRMVVLDPATGEILAMCDILRKRPGWKEVTTDPAREIHPSLGRNRCATDPYEPGSTFKPFIWAVATEHGRARLDEVLPTPSGAPYVTSRGRRIRDAHYYGPSTWEKVLVKSMNSGMAIVGERMTEKEMQEAVRSFGFGRKTGAGLPGESIGIVTTPRNWGHYTQTSVAYGHEISVTPLQMVQAFAAFACDGMIPELRLTAVNDDELRAPLLRAPIKPETARLTRRIMGKVMTDGTGRESQSTRYTLFGKSGTAQLPRKKEDGGGYYEDRYVSSFIAGAPLEQPRLVVLCVIDDPDRSRGHYGGVVAGPAVRDVMDEALAYLGVPPDKPQDGRPDRLAARP; from the coding sequence ATGAACACGACTCAATCATCGCCCGGCGATCAGGCGGAACAGGGAACGCGCATCGTCCGCGTCGGCCTGGGGCTGGCCGTCCTGCTCATCGCGGTCTACGCGGGGCTGTTCATCCGCGTTGCGGTGCTGAAAATCCATCCCGACCCGCGACTGAACGGGGCGGCCGGTGCGCCATTCGCCACTCGCCCCGAACTGGCTCGTCGCGGCGATCTGGTCGATCGCGAAGGGCGCATCATCGCCACCAGCCGCATCGGCTACCGGCTCTTCGTGGACCCGAAGGAAGTGCAGGATCTGACGACCATCGCCGTCGATCTCGCCCACCTGATCGGGGGCGACCCCGCGGCGTACGACCGGACGATTCTGGATCGCGCCGACTCGCGCTACGTCGTCATCAGCCATCTGTTGAACGACGAACAGGTCGAGGTGGTGCGACAGGCGGGCCTGCGCGGCGTGGGGCTGGAGCCGCGACTGGTGCGGGAGTACTCCAACGAGGGCGTCGGCTCCCTGGTGGTCGGAATGGTCGGCTTCGAGCACACCGGGCTGGCGGGCATGGAGCACCGCTTCAACCGCCGCATGATCCCCGAGGACGGTCGGCTCACCTACCTCAAGGACGCCCGGGGGCAGCCACTCTGGATCGAGCCCGCCGGCATACGCCCGAGAAACGACGGCGAGTCCGTGCGTCTGAGCATCGACCTGACGATTCAGGACATCGCCGAACGTCGGCTGCGCCAGGCGGTGGAGCAGTACAACGCGGGCGGTGGGCGAATGGTGGTGCTCGATCCGGCGACAGGCGAGATTCTCGCCATGTGCGACATCCTGCGGAAACGTCCCGGTTGGAAGGAGGTCACGACCGACCCGGCCCGTGAGATTCACCCCTCGCTGGGACGCAATCGCTGCGCCACCGATCCCTACGAACCCGGTTCGACGTTCAAGCCGTTCATCTGGGCCGTGGCCACGGAGCACGGACGGGCGCGCCTGGATGAGGTGCTCCCTACGCCCTCCGGCGCGCCGTACGTCACCAGCCGGGGCCGGCGCATCCGCGACGCGCATTACTACGGCCCGTCCACGTGGGAGAAAGTGCTCGTCAAGTCGATGAACAGCGGCATGGCCATCGTTGGCGAGCGCATGACCGAGAAGGAGATGCAGGAAGCGGTCCGTTCGTTCGGATTCGGTCGCAAGACCGGGGCGGGGCTGCCGGGCGAATCGATCGGCATCGTCACCACGCCCAGGAACTGGGGGCATTACACCCAGACCTCGGTGGCGTACGGCCATGAAATCAGCGTCACCCCGCTGCAGATGGTGCAGGCCTTCGCGGCGTTCGCCTGCGACGGAATGATTCCCGAGCTGCGCCTCACCGCGGTCAACGATGACGAACTCCGCGCCCCGTTGCTGCGAGCCCCGATCAAGCCCGAGACCGCCCGCCTCACGCGCCGGATCATGGGCAAGGTGATGACCGACGGCACGGGGCGCGAGTCGCAGTCCACCAGGTACACGCTGTTCGGCAAGTCCGGCACCGCCCAGCTGCCCCGCAAGAAGGAGGACGGCGGCGGCTACTACGAGGACCGCTACGTCTCCAGCTTCATCGCCGGCGCGCCGCTGGAGCAGCCGCGTCTCGTCGTGCTGTGCGTGATCGACGACCCGGATCGTTCGCGCGGACACTACGGCGGCGTGGTGGCGGGACCGGCGGTGCGCGACGTGATGGACGAGGCCCTGGCGTACCTCGGCGTGCCGCCCGACAAGCCGCAGGATGGCCGTCCCGATCGACTCGCCGCACGCCCCTGA
- a CDS encoding DUF4082 domain-containing protein, which produces MRRFAGAALAVAAVAFGAQGQVPGVEFAAPGSSFSGDNGPWTLGWSFRVNNAPINVTHLGYYDHDGNGLGQSHDVGLWDINGNLLASLTVPAGTAAPLTGHFRYVQLSSAVVLAANQSYVIGGVSGGQGGNDFYTFNTTGFTVIPEITFTGDRWVGGNILTFPTQISGVANGFFGANFMHGEIPAPGALALLGVAGVVSRRRRRA; this is translated from the coding sequence ATGAGACGATTTGCAGGAGCCGCCTTGGCCGTGGCGGCGGTGGCGTTTGGCGCCCAAGGGCAGGTTCCGGGCGTGGAGTTTGCCGCGCCGGGCTCTTCCTTCAGCGGTGACAATGGGCCGTGGACCTTGGGCTGGTCGTTCCGGGTGAACAATGCTCCCATCAACGTGACTCACCTCGGGTATTACGACCATGATGGCAACGGCCTGGGGCAGTCACATGATGTCGGTCTGTGGGACATCAACGGCAACCTGCTGGCCTCGCTGACGGTGCCCGCGGGCACGGCGGCCCCGCTCACCGGGCACTTCCGCTACGTTCAGCTGAGTTCGGCGGTGGTGCTCGCCGCGAACCAGTCCTATGTCATCGGCGGCGTGTCGGGCGGACAGGGTGGCAACGACTTCTACACCTTCAACACCACCGGTTTCACCGTCATTCCTGAGATCACCTTCACCGGCGACCGCTGGGTCGGGGGCAACATTCTGACCTTCCCGACGCAGATTTCCGGCGTGGCCAACGGTTTCTTCGGCGCCAACTTCATGCACGGCGAGATTCCCGCTCCTGGCGCCCTGGCCCTGCTGGGCGTGGCTGGCGTGGTGTCGCGTCGGCGTCGACGCGCCTGA
- a CDS encoding 6,7-dimethyl-8-ribityllumazine synthase yields the protein MSHAPVANQASAAGLRVAVIVSRYHADVTESLRAGAQSAFAAAGGDPADLRFFHAPGAYELPVIAAAVLDEGEVDALVALGCIITGETTHDQYIAHAVSDGLMRLSVSYGTPVALGVLTCQTLEQARQRAGGSRGNKGAEAMTAALDAASTIHAIREASLARAAQGGA from the coding sequence GTGTCGCACGCCCCAGTCGCCAACCAGGCCTCCGCCGCCGGCCTTCGGGTCGCGGTGATCGTCAGCCGTTATCACGCGGATGTGACGGAGTCCCTGCGCGCCGGGGCGCAGTCCGCCTTCGCGGCCGCGGGAGGCGACCCCGCCGATCTGCGATTCTTCCACGCGCCGGGCGCCTACGAACTGCCGGTCATCGCCGCCGCCGTGCTCGATGAAGGCGAGGTGGACGCCCTCGTCGCGCTCGGCTGCATCATCACCGGCGAGACCACCCACGATCAGTACATCGCCCACGCCGTCAGCGATGGCCTCATGCGGCTCTCGGTGTCCTACGGCACCCCCGTCGCCCTCGGCGTGCTCACCTGCCAGACCCTCGAGCAGGCCCGCCAGCGCGCCGGCGGCTCCCGCGGCAACAAGGGCGCCGAGGCCATGACCGCCGCCCTCGACGCCGCGTCCACCATCCACGCCATCCGCGAGGCGTCACTGGCCCGCGCCGCCCAGGGGGGCGCCTGA
- the lptD gene encoding LPS assembly protein LptD — MSRWWAAGLLVMVAAWCGALSVRVGGQETIRITGDRLSGVVLPVEPLAGDMRFAAFSAQAWEVDDTKRLHLAGDVRVTIAGHQFEAGEAVVWLNRMDSAGGLINQVAIYFDRVVDPGKRAGLGVTGDRLLVTGSARGAVTLQAASMRERRSAAPIVRAGEARLADHIRRLVSTTPALAQRPQTEAPARATMPPLVPGGVPPETLPDLRDEIELPVDPQLPLFDPSGRISVSAGQVEVESGEVENVILATGLVMVEYSDDKDDAEYSRLTLSAERAVIFTKPGPLRDLPNLAAEADFVRGIYLEGNVVATDGNYTVRGDQIYYDVAGQRAIVMDGVVKMYSANLRTTIYARAREMHQLSRDQWRAKKTVVSTSEFFTPHLALGSGDAVVTRRRSQDADTGEPLTETHVDSRGNTMRIGGVPILWWPRLSGTLRDVPLRSASIGTSNNNGVEIKTAWGLYSLLGREPVEGTDIELELDAFTKRGVGAGVKFEYDFTDTAGVIDLYGMIDDGIDKTSAGREVDQDSSPRGVALWEHQMRLSTTLVMQAQASFISDETFITTFREDDFHERREYETSFYLRNLDDHTAWTVLAKYDLDDFISNSWLLASRAAQVEKLPELTYRRYGDSIFGERFTYSSEYRYSRVGFSFERNTPEELGVRSSAFGIPFRFAGTTSPSDLFEAAGYPTRFLHRFDTRHELSMPGKVGIFDVTPFVAGRFTMYDDEFENFSEDSDSMRFFGAAGLRISTLFQRIDNSVESRLFDLHRLRHLVEPSILLWYGYSSVRQTDLPVFDEAVESLANATAVRFGLLNTWQTQRGGPGNWRSVDVLTFDVALVLASNDADREHPVPQFFEYRPEYSNMVDHWSATLAWQVSDTLSIVSEGVYDIDEGRFARGAVGMELRHSPVFTTFVEFRYLDADDLRLLGVGWTYQITPKYTVAFSPQWDFNRDEFRALRLALIRRFPDFDLNLSVRHDQIVDETKFSATVQWTRF; from the coding sequence ATGTCGCGTTGGTGGGCCGCCGGTCTGCTGGTGATGGTGGCGGCGTGGTGCGGCGCCCTGTCGGTCCGCGTGGGGGGGCAGGAGACGATCCGCATCACGGGCGACCGGCTCAGCGGCGTGGTGCTGCCGGTGGAGCCGCTGGCGGGCGACATGCGTTTCGCCGCCTTCAGCGCCCAGGCGTGGGAGGTGGATGACACCAAGCGGCTGCACTTGGCGGGCGATGTGCGGGTGACGATCGCCGGGCACCAGTTCGAGGCGGGCGAGGCGGTGGTCTGGCTCAACCGCATGGACAGCGCGGGGGGGCTGATCAACCAGGTGGCGATCTACTTCGACCGCGTGGTGGACCCCGGCAAGCGGGCGGGGCTGGGCGTGACGGGCGACCGGCTGCTGGTGACCGGCTCGGCCCGTGGGGCGGTGACGCTGCAGGCGGCCTCGATGCGCGAGCGGCGCAGCGCGGCGCCGATCGTGCGGGCGGGCGAGGCGCGGCTGGCGGATCACATCCGGCGCCTGGTGTCCACGACGCCCGCGCTGGCGCAGCGCCCGCAGACGGAAGCCCCGGCGCGGGCGACCATGCCGCCGCTCGTGCCCGGCGGCGTGCCGCCGGAGACGCTGCCGGACCTGCGGGATGAGATCGAGCTGCCGGTGGACCCGCAGTTGCCGCTGTTCGATCCGTCCGGGCGCATCAGCGTGTCGGCGGGGCAGGTGGAGGTTGAGTCGGGCGAGGTGGAAAACGTGATTCTCGCCACGGGCCTGGTGATGGTGGAATACTCGGATGACAAGGATGATGCCGAGTATTCGCGGCTGACGCTGTCGGCGGAGCGGGCGGTGATCTTCACGAAGCCCGGTCCGCTGCGCGACCTGCCCAACCTGGCGGCGGAGGCGGACTTCGTGCGCGGCATCTACCTGGAGGGCAACGTGGTCGCCACCGACGGCAACTACACGGTGCGCGGCGACCAGATCTACTACGATGTGGCCGGTCAGCGGGCCATCGTGATGGATGGCGTGGTGAAGATGTACTCCGCCAACCTGCGGACGACCATCTACGCGCGGGCGCGGGAGATGCACCAGTTGTCGCGCGACCAGTGGCGGGCGAAGAAGACGGTCGTCTCCACCAGCGAGTTCTTCACGCCGCACCTGGCGCTGGGGTCGGGGGACGCGGTGGTGACGCGCCGCCGCTCGCAGGATGCGGACACGGGCGAGCCGCTCACCGAGACGCACGTGGACAGCCGCGGCAACACCATGCGGATCGGCGGCGTGCCGATCCTGTGGTGGCCCCGGCTGAGCGGCACCCTGCGCGATGTGCCGCTGCGCTCGGCCAGCATCGGCACGAGCAACAACAACGGCGTGGAGATCAAGACCGCGTGGGGGCTGTACTCGCTGCTGGGGCGCGAGCCGGTCGAGGGCACGGACATCGAACTGGAGCTGGACGCCTTCACCAAGCGCGGCGTGGGCGCGGGCGTGAAGTTCGAGTACGACTTCACCGACACGGCGGGGGTGATCGACCTCTACGGCATGATTGATGACGGCATCGACAAGACCTCCGCGGGGCGGGAGGTCGATCAGGATTCCAGCCCGCGGGGCGTGGCGCTGTGGGAGCACCAGATGCGCCTGAGCACCACCCTGGTGATGCAGGCGCAGGCGTCGTTCATCTCGGATGAGACGTTCATCACCACCTTCCGCGAGGACGACTTCCACGAGCGGCGCGAGTACGAGACGAGTTTCTACCTTCGCAACCTCGATGACCACACCGCCTGGACGGTGCTGGCCAAGTACGACCTGGATGACTTCATCTCCAACTCGTGGCTGCTGGCCAGCCGGGCCGCGCAGGTGGAGAAACTGCCCGAACTGACGTACCGGCGGTACGGGGACTCGATCTTCGGCGAGCGGTTCACGTATTCCAGCGAGTACCGCTACTCGCGCGTGGGCTTTTCCTTCGAGCGCAACACGCCCGAGGAGCTGGGCGTGCGCTCCAGCGCCTTCGGCATTCCCTTCCGCTTCGCGGGGACGACCTCGCCGTCCGACCTGTTCGAGGCGGCGGGGTACCCCACGCGATTCCTGCACCGCTTCGACACCCGGCACGAGCTGTCCATGCCCGGCAAGGTGGGCATCTTCGACGTGACGCCCTTCGTGGCGGGCCGCTTCACCATGTACGATGACGAGTTCGAGAACTTCTCGGAGGACTCGGACTCGATGCGGTTCTTCGGCGCGGCGGGACTGCGCATCTCCACGCTGTTCCAGCGGATTGACAACTCGGTCGAGAGCCGGCTGTTCGACCTGCACCGGCTGCGGCACCTGGTGGAGCCGAGCATCCTGCTCTGGTACGGCTACTCGAGCGTGCGGCAGACCGATCTGCCGGTGTTCGATGAGGCGGTGGAGTCGCTGGCCAACGCCACGGCGGTGCGCTTCGGGCTGCTGAACACGTGGCAGACGCAGCGCGGCGGGCCGGGCAACTGGCGCTCGGTGGACGTGCTGACCTTCGACGTGGCCCTGGTGCTGGCCTCCAACGACGCCGACCGGGAGCATCCGGTTCCGCAGTTCTTCGAGTATCGACCTGAATACTCCAACATGGTCGATCACTGGTCGGCCACGCTGGCGTGGCAGGTGAGCGACACGCTGTCGATCGTGTCCGAGGGCGTCTACGACATCGACGAGGGGCGCTTCGCCCGCGGCGCGGTGGGCATGGAGCTGCGGCACTCGCCGGTGTTCACGACGTTCGTGGAGTTCAGGTATCTCGACGCGGACGACCTGCGGCTGCTGGGCGTGGGGTGGACGTACCAGATCACGCCCAAGTACACGGTGGCGTTCTCTCCGCAGTGGGACTTCAACCGCGACGAGTTCAGGGCGCTGCGGCTGGCGCTGATCCGGCGCTTCCCCGACTTCGACCTGAATCTCTCCGTGCGCCACGACCAGATCGTGGATGAGACGAAGTTCTCCGCCACGGTGCAGTGGACGCGCTTCTGA
- the ftsY gene encoding signal recognition particle-docking protein FtsY, with product MGLFRKTIGAIRKGLARTREALGGGLRGLLFGKSLSEGLIDEIETRLITADVGVNATRQIVDELRREFRSGTVSRGEDAIEFLKSKLKARWAGTPRGIAVASTPPTVVLVAGVNGAGKTTSVAKIAKSLRDEGRSVLLAAADTFRAGAVAQLEIWSQRLGVDIVKGAAGADPAAVVYDAIDAALARKVDVLLIDTAGRLHTDINLMRQLEKVRNVVARKIPGAPHEALLVIDATAGQNGIAQARRFKEHIQVTGIFLAKLDGTAKGGIVLAIQDELGVPVKLVGVGETPADVEPFDPDEFIEAMFAAG from the coding sequence ATGGGCCTGTTCCGCAAGACCATCGGAGCGATCAGGAAGGGGCTGGCCCGCACCCGCGAGGCCCTCGGCGGCGGCCTGCGCGGCCTGCTCTTCGGCAAGTCGCTCAGCGAAGGACTCATCGACGAGATCGAAACCCGCCTCATCACCGCCGATGTGGGCGTGAACGCCACGCGGCAGATCGTGGATGAACTGCGCCGCGAGTTCCGCTCCGGCACAGTCTCCCGCGGCGAGGACGCCATCGAGTTCCTCAAATCGAAGCTCAAAGCCCGCTGGGCCGGCACGCCGCGCGGCATCGCCGTGGCGTCCACGCCGCCCACCGTGGTCCTGGTCGCCGGCGTCAACGGCGCGGGCAAGACCACCAGCGTGGCCAAGATCGCCAAGTCGCTGCGGGACGAGGGACGGAGCGTGCTGCTGGCCGCCGCCGACACCTTCCGCGCCGGCGCGGTGGCGCAGCTGGAAATCTGGTCGCAGCGGCTGGGCGTTGACATCGTGAAGGGCGCCGCCGGGGCCGACCCCGCCGCCGTGGTCTACGACGCCATCGACGCCGCCCTGGCCCGCAAGGTGGACGTGCTGCTCATCGACACCGCCGGGCGTCTGCACACCGACATCAACCTCATGCGGCAGTTGGAGAAGGTCCGCAACGTGGTCGCCAGGAAAATTCCGGGCGCCCCCCACGAAGCGCTGCTGGTGATCGACGCCACCGCCGGGCAGAACGGCATCGCGCAGGCCCGCCGCTTCAAGGAGCACATCCAGGTCACCGGCATCTTCCTCGCCAAACTGGACGGCACCGCCAAGGGCGGCATCGTGCTGGCCATCCAGGATGAACTGGGCGTGCCCGTCAAACTCGTCGGCGTGGGCGAAACGCCCGCCGACGTGGAGCCCTTCGACCCGGACGAGTTCATCGAGGCCATGTTCGCGGCGGGGTGA